In Mercurialis annua linkage group LG6, ddMerAnnu1.2, whole genome shotgun sequence, the following are encoded in one genomic region:
- the LOC126685679 gene encoding uncharacterized protein LOC126685679 yields the protein MDSFNQETGFRYNPNSHDADGESEESGILEIYVHHARNIHNICIYENQDVYAKFSLTYNPDETHSTRIINGGGKNPDFNEKLVIKITQLDALLKCEIWMLSRARNYMEDQLLGFALVPISQIIGKGKITQDYSLSSTDLFHSPAGIIQLSLSLDQSLPLNSSTSIPNSSISAEVVFLDRKVSQVVLDPVEYSRIEFPDINVVRENHQMVSEYFDGLDSKPGSFLHLGVVDYEMTLNSYEENRDGLTSHVGSSMQNSGFLSSTTTSLSEDRNSLDSIDKKTTLLGTHSSNSLDISVSTEANHGSSTSPDTPTSKKGIQVRDEKDSDFSSREDESNKEEKLNKGKFGQVFSSPLININVEAEQSAMQQQIVDMYMRSMQQFTESLAKMKLPMNLDKPDQTEDHGDLIQNHNNSLEIEKKKKDGSRVFYGSRAFF from the coding sequence ATGGATTCTTTCAACCAAGAAACCGGGTTTCGGTATAATCCGAATTCGCACGATGCTGACGGGGAATCCGAGGAGTCGGGAATTCTTGAAATATATGTTCATCATGCTAGGAATATTCATAACATATGTATCTATGAAAATCAAGATGTGTATGCAAAATTTTCTCTTACATATAATCCGGATGAAACCCACTCCACTAGAATTATCAATGGAGGTGGAAAAAATCCAGATTTCAATGAAAAATTAGTGATCAAAATTACCCAACTTGATGCACTTCTCAAATGTGAGATTTGGATGCTTAGTAGAGCTAGAAATTACATGGAAGATCAGCTTTTAGGGTTTGCTTTAGTTCCAATTTCACAAATTATTGGTAAAGGAAAAATCACTCAAGATTATAGTCTTTCTTCTACTGATCTATTTCACTCTCCAGCTGGAATTATCCAATTATCTCTTTCTTTAGATCAATCTTTGCCTCTCAATTCTTCAACATCAATACCTAATTCTTCGATTTCGGCTGAAGTTGTGTTTCTTGATAGAAAAGTATCACAAGTCGTTCTCGATCCTGTCGAGTATTCACGGATCGAATTTCCCGATATCAATGTTGTTCGAGAGAATCATCAAATGGTATCGGAGTATTTCGACGGTTTGGATTCAAAACCGGGATCATTTCTTCATCTTGGTGTTGTTGATTACGAAATGACATTAAATTCTTATGAAGAGAATCGAGACGGATTAACTTCTCATGTTGGTAGTAGTATGCAAAACTCGGGTTTCTTGAGCTCTACGACTACTAGCTTAAGCGAAGATCGAAATTCCTTGGATTCCATCGATAAAAAGACTACTCTTCTAGGCACTCATTCATCAAACTCGCTTGATATTTCGGTCTCCACCGAGGCTAATCATGGGTCGAGCACTTCTCCCGACACTCCTACCTCCAAGAAAGGAATCCAAGTACGAGATGAAAAGGATTCGGATTTTTCGAGCAGAGAAGATGAGAGcaacaaagaagaaaaattaaataagggcAAATTTGGTCAAGTTTTCTCATCCCCGTTAATAAATATCAATGTTGAAGCTGAGCAATCAGCAATGCAGCAACAAATAGTAGACATGTACATGAGAAGCATGCAGCAATTTACTGAATCTTTAGCTAAGATGAAACTTCCTATGAATCTTGACAAGCCTGATCAAACCGAAGATCACggcgatttaattcaaaatcaCAACAATAGTTTAGAAattgagaagaagaaaaaagatggATCAAGGGTGTTCTATGGTAGCAGGGCATTTTTCtaa
- the LOC126687450 gene encoding uncharacterized protein LOC126687450, which yields MSYNLNFVSWNFRGGLSFARKHRFIRSLVSTHKLTILGLVETKKELFDDFSVRFLWPNLDFDYCFVPSIGASGGLICVWNSNLINPSRIVKTNRWISLDFVWGGKDVRFILIYASNCSRERASMWIDIIPELSSDFICILVGDFNEILDPSERLNCSGFSPSMLEFSAFISSSNLMEASLHALPRSYSDHVPILFTSEVIIDWGPKPFKSINAWWSHKEFSSFVDNSWSSIALRLPKANLVRKLKELRVLLKAWNRDVFGNMENRLATVQSSISDLEAIADLNNLSEADGSRLSDLHSEFNHISKQIESLWHQKSRVNWNLNGDRNTKYFHTVASLHSKNNLVSEFFIDGVCYSSPADIKQRVHSFYKNLFNKPASVDFILDDLPIKRLSDSQAACLSASFSEGEIYSTLLSCDDNKAPGPDGFNYFFYKKAWKTFKHDFISLFDDFYATADFPRGINTAFLVLLPKFQGATDIKDFRPISLINGVFKLISKALANRL from the exons ATGTCTTACAATCTTAACTTTGTTTCATGGAATTTTCGTGGGGGCTTATCATTTGCTCGCAAACATCGCTTTATCCGTTCTTTAGTTTCTACTCACAAACTTACTATTTTGGGTCTTGTTGAGACGAAAAAAGAATTGTTTGATGACTTTAGTGTTCGTTTTTTGTGGCCTAATTTAGACTTCGATTATTGCTTTGTTCCTTCAATTGGCGCTTCTGGTGGTCTTATTTGTGTATGGAATTCGAATCTTATTAATCCTTCGAGGATTGTTAAAACTAATAGATGGATTAGTTTGGATTTTGTCTGGGGTGGCAAGGATGTcagatttattttgatatacgcTAGTAATTGTTCGAGAGAACGAGCTTCAATGTGGATTGATATTATTCCTGAGCTTAGTTCAGATTTCATTTGTATTCTCGTGGGTGACTTTAATGAAATTTTGGATCCGTCTGAGCGTTTAAATTGCAGTGGGTTTTCTCCTTCTATGCTGGAATTTTCGGCATTTATCTCTAGTTCCAATTTGATGGAAGCTTCTTTACACG CTTTGCCTAGATCGTACTCGGATCATGTTCCTATTCTTTTTACTTCGGAGGTTATTATTGATTGGGGTCCTAAGCCGTTCAAGTCCATTAATGCCTGGTGGAGTCATAAAGAATTTAGTTCTTTTGTTGATAATTCTTGGTCTTCTATTGCTCTAAGGCTGCCTAAAGCCAATTTGGTGAGGAAATTGAAGGAGTTGCGTGTTTTGCTGAAAGCTTGGAATCGAGATGTCTTTGGGAACATGGAAAACCGTCTAGCCACAGTTCAAAGCTCAATTTCGGATTTAGAAGCTATAGCAGATTTGAATAATTTGTCAGAAGCCGATGGTTCCAGGTTGTCTGATTTGCATTCAGAATTCAATCATATCTCCAAGCAAATTGAGTCGCTTTGGCATCAGAAATCGAGGGTTAACTGGAATCTAAATGGAGACAGAAACACAAAATATTTTCATACTGTTGCTTCTTTGCATTCAAAGAACAATTTAGTATCTGAATTCTTTATAGATGGCGTCTGCTATTCTTCTCCTGCTGATATTAAACAAAGGGTGCATTCTTTTTATAAGAATTTGTTTAATAAGCCTGCCAGTGTTGATTTTATCTTAGATGATCTTCCAATCAAGCGCCTCTCTGATTCGCAGGCTGCATGCTTATCGGCCTCATTTTCTGAAGGGGAGATTTATTCTACTCTTTTGAGTTGTGACGATAATAAAGCTCCGGGCCCGGATggctttaattattttttctataagAAGGCTTGGAAGACTTTTAAGCATGATTTTATCTCCCTTTTCGATGATTTTTATGCTACTGCGGATTTCCCAAGAGGCATCAATACTGCTTTTCTAGTGCTGCTTCCGAAATTTCAGGGTGCTACAGATATTAAGGATTTTCGTCCTATAAGCTTAATTAACGGAGTCTTCAAACTTATCTCTAAGGCGCTGGCTAATAggttgtaa